One window from the genome of Streptomyces sp. NBC_00708 encodes:
- a CDS encoding 3-keto-5-aminohexanoate cleavage protein, which produces MLQVCLNGARGRAECPHLPVTAAELAVAAREAVAAGAVDIHLHPKDSDARDTLEATAVAAAVSAVRAAVPGIPVGVTTGAWAVPDPSERVAQLRSWTVLPDHASVNWHEDGAAEVAQALLDRGIGVEAGIYSGTDAAERFLGWSGSHRVLRVLAEVTDTTPQDALHAAAQLREQLRPATAPILLHGEDTGAWPVLRLAVARHLDTRIGLEDVLRLPDGDPAADNASLVRAARGIIHHAS; this is translated from the coding sequence ATGCTTCAGGTCTGCCTCAACGGCGCCCGCGGCCGCGCCGAGTGCCCCCATCTGCCAGTGACCGCAGCCGAGTTGGCGGTGGCGGCCCGCGAGGCCGTTGCCGCGGGTGCGGTGGACATCCATCTGCACCCGAAGGACAGCGACGCGCGGGACACGCTGGAAGCGACCGCTGTCGCCGCCGCCGTGAGCGCGGTGCGGGCCGCTGTGCCGGGCATTCCCGTAGGGGTCACCACAGGTGCGTGGGCGGTCCCGGATCCGTCCGAACGTGTGGCGCAGCTCCGGTCCTGGACGGTCCTGCCCGACCACGCCTCGGTGAACTGGCACGAAGACGGCGCCGCCGAGGTTGCCCAGGCCCTGCTGGACCGGGGGATCGGCGTCGAGGCCGGCATCTACTCCGGCACCGACGCGGCCGAACGCTTCCTCGGGTGGTCCGGATCCCACCGGGTCCTGCGCGTCCTGGCCGAGGTCACTGACACCACCCCGCAGGACGCGCTCCACGCCGCGGCCCAGCTGAGGGAACAGCTCCGGCCGGCGACCGCACCGATCCTCCTCCACGGCGAAGACACCGGCGCCTGGCCCGTCCTGCGCCTCGCGGTCGCCCGCCACCTGGACACACGTATCGGCCTGGAAGACGTACTCCGCCTCCCCGACGGCGATCCCGCCGCCGACAATGCCTCCCTCGTCCGCGCGGCGCGCGGGATCATCCACCACGCATCCTGA
- a CDS encoding DUF4037 domain-containing protein — MTTPPFVPGLELSRRFYLQAVRPLLEEAVPGMTHSAARLGSGSEVLGFDTARSADHEWGPRLQIFLEPRDVARHGTAVTALLSERLPKTFCGYPTHFADNGGTGIGVMRPTDGPVRHRVEITDPSTWFTARLGFDPGTGITSADWLATPSQRLAEVTAGAVFHDGLGRLVPARTALDWYPRDLWRHVLACQWQRISQEEAFVGRCGEVGDELGSAVVAARLVRDLMRLCLLMDRRYPPYGKWLGSAFARTPQASALTPSLTAALAATDWHTREHHLARAYETVAAAHNRLGLSAPVDPTTRPYHQRPFQVLHAERFAEALTGRITDPAVRALPMTGAVDQFIDNTDALSRPDLTRAAFRAAGENPAS, encoded by the coding sequence ATGACCACACCGCCCTTCGTCCCCGGACTGGAACTCTCGCGTCGCTTCTACCTCCAAGCCGTGCGACCGCTGCTGGAGGAGGCCGTCCCCGGGATGACGCACTCCGCCGCCCGGCTCGGCAGCGGCTCGGAAGTCCTGGGATTCGACACCGCCCGCAGCGCCGACCACGAGTGGGGACCCCGGCTGCAGATCTTCCTGGAACCGCGGGACGTCGCCCGTCACGGCACGGCCGTCACGGCGCTGCTCTCCGAACGCCTCCCGAAGACGTTCTGCGGCTACCCGACCCACTTCGCCGACAACGGCGGAACAGGCATCGGAGTCATGCGGCCGACCGACGGACCCGTGCGGCATCGGGTCGAGATCACCGACCCGAGCACCTGGTTCACCGCACGGCTGGGCTTCGACCCCGGTACGGGCATCACCTCGGCGGACTGGCTGGCCACCCCCAGCCAGCGCCTCGCCGAGGTCACGGCCGGTGCGGTCTTCCACGACGGACTCGGCCGCCTCGTGCCGGCCCGGACCGCGCTCGACTGGTACCCCCGGGACCTGTGGCGCCACGTCCTCGCCTGCCAGTGGCAACGCATCTCGCAGGAGGAAGCCTTCGTGGGGCGCTGCGGCGAGGTGGGCGACGAACTCGGTTCCGCCGTCGTCGCCGCCCGCCTGGTACGCGATCTGATGCGGCTCTGTCTGCTGATGGACCGCCGCTACCCGCCCTACGGCAAATGGCTCGGCAGCGCCTTCGCCCGTACGCCGCAGGCGTCCGCGCTCACCCCGTCGCTCACCGCCGCCCTCGCCGCCACCGACTGGCACACCCGCGAGCACCACCTCGCCCGCGCCTACGAGACCGTCGCGGCGGCGCACAACCGACTCGGCCTCTCCGCCCCGGTCGACCCCACGACACGGCCCTACCACCAAAGGCCGTTCCAGGTCCTGCACGCCGAACGCTTCGCCGAGGCACTGACCGGCCGCATCACCGACCCGGCCGTCCGCGCCCTGCCGATGACCGGCGCCGTCGATCAGTTCATCGACAACACCGACGCCCTCAGCCGCCCGGACCTGACACGCGCGGCTTTCAGGGCTGCCGGTGAGAACCCGGCTTCCTGA
- a CDS encoding hydrophobic protein — translation MVPIILVLLLALLLFGAGFALKALWWIAVIVLVVWLLGFIVRPTANGKRGRWYRW, via the coding sequence ATGGTCCCCATCATTCTCGTTCTTCTGCTGGCTCTGCTTCTCTTCGGTGCCGGTTTCGCACTGAAGGCGCTGTGGTGGATAGCGGTCATTGTGCTGGTGGTCTGGCTGCTCGGATTCATTGTCCGGCCGACGGCAAATGGAAAGCGGGGCCGTTGGTACCGGTGGTGA